One window from the genome of Salvia miltiorrhiza cultivar Shanhuang (shh) chromosome 7, IMPLAD_Smil_shh, whole genome shotgun sequence encodes:
- the LOC130995921 gene encoding DNA-directed RNA polymerase 1, mitochondrial-like: MWRHLSKQSCLRRFKILKESHPSINAFSAVKYSQNSILCEEDMQFQPQIGVNTGSSGLGFFQGTILRREHDVGPPKYGFPSDSLRFTRGYAAAAEALVSTSEEEVDEIQELVEELNKEIDAKSPEIQGRRQQQKMVGGMGLGKYNILRRRQIKVETEAWEEAAKEYQELLVDMCEQKLAPNLPYIKSLFLGWFEPLRDAIAAEQDTCQEGKNRAAYAPYFDQLPADMMAVITMHKLMALLMTGGGNGSARVVQAACHIGEAIEHEVRIHKFLENCKRKNSLNRTCDEEPAAAKEQERLRKKVQLLMKKQKVHQVRRIVSRQDDLKAWGQDAQVKVGCRLIQLLMDTAYIQPPVDQMDDTPPDIRPAFVHTLKSVETLKGTRRYGVIECDPLVRKGLEKTARHMVMPYMPMLVPPLNWTGYERGAYLFLPSYIMRTHGAKQQREAVKRTPKEQLEPVYQALNTLGNTKWRVNKRILSLVDRIWANGGQLADLVDREDVPLPEEPDTEDESEIKKWRWKVKTVKKENSERHSQRCDIELKLTVARKMKDEEGFYYPHNLDFRGRAYPMHPYLNHLGSDLCRGILEFAEARPLGKSGLRWLKIHLANLYGGGVDKFPYEGRVSFTENHLEDIFDSADRPLEGRRWWLGAEDPFQCLATCMSLSEALRSPYPETALSHIPVHQDGSCNGLQHYAALGRDTLGAAAVNLVAGDKPADVYSGIAARVLEIMKTDAAGDPAIDPNVNRARLLIDQVDRKLVKQTVMTSVYGVTYIGARDQIKRRLKERHAMDDDAELFACACYAARTTLTALGEMFEAARGIMGWLGDCAKIIATENEPVRWTTPLGLPVVQPYRKLGKHMIKTSLQVLTLQRETDKVMTKRQRTAFPPNFVHSLDGSHMMMTAIACSQAGLSFAGVHDSYWTHACDVDQMNKILREKFVELYDAPILENLLESFEKSFPGLNFPSLPERGDFDLKDVLDSTYFFN, encoded by the exons ATGTGGAGACATCTATCGAAACAGTCCTGTTTGAGAAGATTCAAGATTTTAAAAGAATCCCACCCATCAATCAATGCGTTTAGCGCTGTCAAATACTCTCAGAATTCTATCCTTTGTGAAGAGGACATGCAGTTTCAGCCCCAAATCGGTGTAAATACAGGCAGCTCAGGATTGGGTTTTTTCCAAGGTACAATCTTACGACGGGAGCACGATGTGGGCCCTCCTAAATATGGTTTCCCTAGTGATTCTCTTAGATTTACAAGAGGTTATGCCGCTGCAGCTGAGGCTTTAGTGTCCACGTCCGAAGAAGAGGTCGACGAAATTCAGGAATTGGTGGAAGAGCTTAACAAAGAAATCGATGCAAAAAGCCCAGAAATCCAGGGGCGGAGGCAGCAGCAAAAAATGGTGGGAGGAATGGGATTAGGGAAATACAACATTCTTAGGAGGAGGCAGATCAAGGTGGAGACGGAGGCATGGGAGGAGGCAGCGAAAGAGTACCAAGAGCTTTTAGTTGACATGTGTGAGCAGAAATTGGCTCCTAATTTGCCTTACATCAAGTCATTGTTCTTGGGGTGGTTTGAGCCTTTGAGGGATGCCATTGCTGCTGAGCAAGACACATGTCAGGAAGGAAAAAACCGGGCCGCGTATGCACCTTATTTTGATCAATTGCCTGCAGATATGATGGCAGTTATTACTATGCATAAGTTGATGGCATTGTTGATGACTGGAGGAGGCAATGGCAGTGCCAGAGTTGTACAAGCTGCATGTCATATTGGTGAAGCCATTGAACATGAG GTTAGGATTCATAAGTTTTTGGAGAATTGCAAGAggaaaaattcattaaatagaACTTGTGATGAAGAACCTGCTGCGGCTAAGGAGCAAGAGAGACTAAGGAAAAAGGTCCAGCTTTTGATGAAGAAACAAAAAGTACACCAAGTCAGGAGAATTGTGAGCCGACAAGATGATTTGAAGGCCTGGGGACAGGATGCTCAAGTCAAG GTCGGCTGCCGTTTGATTCAGTTATTAATGGATACTGCCTACATACAACCCCCGGTTGATCAGATGGATGATACCCCTCCTGATATTCGTCCTGCATTTGTGCACACGCTCAAATCTGTTGAAACATT GAAAGGGACCAGGAGGTATGGGGTGATTGAGTGTGATCCTCTAGTTCGCAAAGGGCTGGAAAAAACT GCAAGGCACATGGTGATGCCATATATGCCAATGTTGGTTCCTCCACTAAATTGGACAGG GTATGAGCGTGGTGCTTATCTATTTCTACCATCATATATTATGCGAACACATGGTGCAAAACAACAACGGGAGGCTGTTAAAAGAACTCCAAAAGAACAGTTAGAACCAGTCTATCAG GCACTCAACACTCTTGGCAATACTAAATGGAGAGTGAATAAAAGAATACTGAGTCTTGTGGACAGAATCTGGGCTAACGGAGGTCAGCTTGCCGACTTGGTAGATCGTGAAGAT GTCCCTTTACCAGAGGAACCTGATACAGAAGATGAATCAGAAATAAAGAAATGGAGGTGGAAAGTTAAAACTGTTAAAAAGGAGAACAGTGAAAGGCATTCACAGCGGTGTGATATAGAACTCAAACTTACT GTGGCCAGAAAAATGAAGGACGAAGAAGGATTTTACTACCCTCACAATTTAGATTTCCGAGGGCGTGCATATCCCATGCATCCGTATCTGAATCATCTTGGTTCTGATCTCTGCCGAGGAATATTAGAATTTGCAGAAGCTCGTCCGCTTGGCAAGTCAGGCTTACGCTGGTTAAAAATACATTTAGCAAATTTATACGGTGGTGGCGTTGACAAATTCCCATACGAGGGTCGGGTATCATTTACTGAAAACCATCTGGAGGATATATTTGACTCTGCTGATCGGCCTCTTGAAGGGAGACGATGGTGGTTAGGTGCGGAGGATCCTTTCCAATGCTTGGCCACTTGCATGAGCCTATCTGAGGCATTAAGAAGTCCATATCCTGAAACTGCACTCTCACATATTCCTGTCCACCAG GATGGTTCGTGTAATGGCTTGCAACACTACGCTGCTCTTGGAAGGGATACG cTTGGAGCAGCTGCAGTCAATCTTGTTGCAGGAGATAAGCCGGCTGATGTTTATTCAGGGATTGCTGCAAG AGTTCTTGAGATAATGAAGACAGATGCTGCTGGAGACCCTGCCATTGATCCCAATGTCAACCGTGCTAGGCTACTAATTGACCAG GTGGATAGAAAGTTAGTCAAGCAAACAGTCATGACATCAGTGTATGGTGTCACATACATAGGTGCACGTGACCAAATCAAGAGGAGGTTGAAGGAGCGTCATGCTATGGATGATGATGCGGAGTTGTTTGCCTGTGCTTGCTACGCTGCAAGA ACCACCTTGACTGCCTTAGGAGAAATGTTTGAGGCTGCAAGAGGCATAATGGGCTGGTTGGGAGACTGTGCAAAG ATTATAGCAACAGAAAACGAACCAGTTCGTTGGACGACACCACTTGGACTCCCTGTTGTCCAGCCTTACCGCAAATTAGGAAAGCACATG ATTAAGACTTCCCTTCAGGTTTTAACACTTCAACGCGAAACTGATAAG GTGATGACCAAGCGGCAGAGAACGGCTTTTCCTCCGAATTTCGTGCATTCTCTTGATGGCTCACATATGATGATGACTGCCATTGCTTGCTCCCAAGCAGGCTTAAGTTTTGCAG GAGTGCATGATTCATATTGGACTCATGCTTGTGATGTTGATCAAATGAACAAGATTCTAAGAGAGAAGTTTGTTGAGCTGTATGACGCACCTATTTTGGAGAAT TTGTTGGAGAGTTTCGAGAAGTCATTCCCAGGCCTAAACTTCCCTTCGTTGCCAGAACGAGGAGACTTCGATCTGAAGGACGTTCTCGACTCCACCTATTTCTTCAACTAG
- the LOC130995920 gene encoding putative U-box domain-containing protein 42 has protein sequence MSDNSSDWSQLRDERSPLSRLAESLLASIAEIIKSVIHIQVEKEIFIEIGCFFYRASAIVMELHINWNTPTNTTEILQSLCNKVELAKSFTAKLGKNTQTLRYPNFTSMLKQLEDVVRGIGENLSLIPLSTYGNHEYTEWAAKALSKEMKDVSFSVSPSHGSESKGKQLHRVPSKEEMKQVETDLYSVDADASATNLQLSDTSQSYLSASQDQESSMSLGRNYPKSLSGGSSLMAFPQLAQYMEPLYDTFFCPLTKKVMEDPVTIESGVTYERKAITEWFEKFADGAEIVCPKSGETLKNRNINSNVAFKATIDEWKERNEAARIKVARAALSLASTENMVLEAIDDLRSICKSKPYNKVQVRSIGMIPLLTKFLEFRSRGVRHVTLELLRQLAEDDEDGKDEIMKTVDISTIIKMLSSNHTPVRHASVSLLLELSKCQSSCYKIGTVAGGILMLITVKYRQSSDAFASETADQILKNLEIFPDNIKLMAENGYWEPLLAHLVEGSEEMKMEMASYLGEIVLGTDSMAFVAETASPALIQMVQSGNSVTKNAAFKALKQISCYHPNAGILVEAGIMQTMVEEMFTRTIHNEPMNSKSEAAIILANILESGLELENFPVSTQGHSMASDYIVYNVIYRIKSTSPDDLNINFIRILLCLIKFPKASATIVSIVKETEASYNLIELINTTNEELGVASIKLLIALSAFMGHTLSDRLCRTQGQPGSLIKNPAEITRITEMHAVSANLLSKLPHQNLTLNLALVNSNTVPTVIKSLNQIQMSGTRSSRHASSYFEGLVGILVRLTTTLYDHQILLTARTYNLVEVLTELLTRSFTDEVQKLSAIGLENLSRQSITLSRPPNREKTKILKLFFFRKCISINLSKRKGKGKGEEFSLCPIHGGVCSSQETFCLLDAEAVERLLACLDHENVEVIEAALSALSSLLDDKVNVDNSVSLLSEKHALSYVLNVVKEHKEESVWQKAFWVIERFLMKGGDVSVSNVSQDRLFPATLVSALHHGDEYTRQMAEKILRYLNKMPNVSNTMSFNM, from the exons ATGTCTGACAATAGCTCCGACTGGTCGCAG TTGAGGGATGAGAGGAGTCCACTTAGCAGACTTGCTGAGTCCTTGTTGGCAAGTATTGCAGAAATCATTAAGTCAGTGATACACATACAAGTAGAGAAAGAGATTTTCATTGAAATCGGCTGCTTCTTTTATCGGGCATCTGCCATAGTCATGGAGCTTCACATAAACTGGAATACTCCAACAAATACAACTGAGATCTTACAATCTCTGTGCAACAAAGTAGAGTTGGCCAAGAGCTTCACTGCAAAATTAGGGAAAAACACACAGACTTTAAGATATCCCAACTTCACAAGTATGCTGAAGCAACTTGAAGATGTTGTGAGAGGTATAGGGGAGAACCTTAGCCTAATACCTTTGTCGACATATGGAAACCATGAATACACAGAATGGGCAGCTAAGGCTCTCTCAAAGGAGATGAAAGATGTTTCATTTTCTGTCAGTCCATCTCATGGCTCAGAGTCGAAAGGGAAGCAGCTTCATAGGGTTCCCTCAAAGGAAGAAATGAAACAAGTGGAAACAGATCTGTATTCTGTTGATGCCGATGCTTCTGCTACGAATCTTCAGTTATCAGATACATCACAGTCGTATCTGAGTGCCAGCCAAGACCAAGAAAGTTCGATGAGCCTGGGCAGAAATTACCCCAAAAGTTTGAGTGGTGGCTCCTCATTGATGGCATTTCCACAGTTGGCTCAGTACATGGAGCCATTATACGACACGTTTTTCTGTCCTCTGACGAAGAAGGTCATGGAAGATCCTGTAACAATAGAAAGTGGAGTGACCTATGAGAGAAAGGCAATAACTGAATGGTTCGAAAAATTTGCCGATGGAGCGGAAATTGTCTGTCCAAAATCAGGAGAAACTCTAAAGAACAGAAATATCAATAGCAATGTAGCATTCAAAGCAACTATTGATGAGTGGAAAGAGAGAAATGAAGCTGCAAGAATCAAGGTCGCCCGAGCAGCACTCTCTCTGGCCAGTACAGAGAACATGGTACTTGAAGCAATCGATGATCTACGAAGCATCTGCAAGAGTAAACCATACAACAAGGTGCAGGTTCGCAGCATTGGAATGATTCCACTGCTCACGAAGTTTCTTGAATTCAGAAGCAGAGGTGTAAGACATGTAACGCTGGAGTTATTGAGACAGTTAGCCGAGGATGATGAAGACGGGAAG GATGAAATCATGAAGACAGTTGATATCTCAACCATAATAAAGATGCTGTCGAGTAATCACACACCTGTGAGACATGCATCTGTGTCACTCCTGCTTGAGCTATCAAAATGCCAATCCTCGTGTTATAAGATTGGGACAGTAGCTGGAGGTATTCTGATGCTGATCACAGTCAAATACAGACAATCCTCGGATGCATTTGCTTCAGAAACAGCTGATCAGATCTTGAAGAACTTGGAGATTTTTCCAGATAACATCAAGCTCATGGCAGAAAATGGATACTGGGAACCATTGCTAGCTCATCTAGTCGAAG GCAGTGAGGAGATGAAAATGGAGATGGCGAGTTATCTAGGGGAGATCGTTCTTGGAACTGATAGCATGGCGTTTGTAGCAGAGACGGCTTCTCCAGCACTGATCCAAATGGTGCAAAGTGGAAATTCTGTGACCAAAAATGCAGCATTCAAGGCCTTGAAGCAGATATCGTGTTACCATCCGAATGCAGGAATACTCGTTGAAGCTGGTATAATGCAGACTATGGTTGAGGAGATGTTCACAAGAACGATCCACAATGAACCAATGAATTCAAAATCTGAGGCAGCTAtaatacttgcaaacatactcGAGTCTGGTCTGGAGCTCGAGAATTTCCCTGTCAGCACACAAGGTCACTCAATGGCATCAGACTACATAGTATACAACGTTATCTACAGAATCAAGAGCACGAGCCCTGATGACTTGAATATCAACTTCATCCGAATCCTGCTGTGCTTGATCAAGTTCCCAAAAGCATCAGCTACCATTGTTTCTATTGTCAAGGAGACAGAAGCCAGTTATAATCTGATCGAACTGATCAATACCACGAATGAAGAGCTTGGGGTTGCATCAATCAAGCTACTCATCGCGCTCTCAGCTTTCATGGGACACACATTATCGGATAGACTCTGCAGAACTCAAGGACAACCTGGGAGCTTAATCAAGAATCCAGCCGAAATTACTAGGATCACGGAAATGCATGCAGTTTCAGCTAATCTCTTGTCGAAGCTTCCTCATCAAAACCTGACGCTCAACCTCGCTTTGGTTAACAGCAACACTGTTCCTACAGTCATAAAAAGCCTCAATCAGATACAGATGAGTGGCACAAGATCAAGCAGACATGCAAGTTCGTATTTTGAAGGCTTAGTGGGCATTCTTGTCAGATTGACGACAACATTGTATGACCATCAAATCTTGCTTACAGCAAGAACCTACAACTTGGTCGAAGTTCTGACAGAACTCTTAACCAGATCATTCACTGATGAGGTACAGAAGCTATCTGCAATAGGGCTGGAGAATCTGTCAAGACAATCGATCACTCTATCAAGACCTCCGAATAGGGAGAAAACCAAGATCCTAAAACTCTTCTTTTTCCGAAAATGCATATCGATCAATCTGTCCAAacgaaaaggaaaaggaaaaggagAAGAATTCTCACTGTGCCCCATACATGGAGGGGTTTGCTCTTCTCAGGAAACATTCTGCCTCCTCGATGCAGAGGCTGTGGAGAGGCTGCTGGCTTGCTTGGACCATGAGAACGTGGAGGTGATCGAGGCAGCACTATCAGCACTATCCTCCTTGCTAGATGACAAAGTTAATGTGGACAATAGTGTAAGCTTGTTGTCTGAAAAACATGCTCTCTCATATGTGCTGAACGTCGTGAAGGAGCACAAAGAAGAATCTGTATGGCAGAAAGCATTTTGGGTGATAGAGAGATTCTTGATGAAAGGTGGAGATGTGTCTGTTTCAAACGTATCACAGGACAGACTGTTTCCTGCTACATTGGTGAGTGCACTGCATCACGGAGATGAGTACACCAGGCAGATGGCAGAGAAAATTTTGAGGTATTTGAACAAAATGCCTAACGTATCAAATACCATGAGCTTTAACATGTAA
- the LOC130995948 gene encoding uncharacterized protein LOC130995948, with the protein MASFSIEDFVGNGYLKDLLPRLLDEGWDDVPTLKVMNAEDMDDIGLTRQQKDAIEIRSYLHDRSLMQYGDQLEASGKGLPELLGLSNEDLVTQFGMKRGHIARFMNRSTACAPDPLPASYTLPARRRNNLPSRNSSINKSQLTPANSNKLVTLRSSGRSSSGSDLTLEQSMASFKIKDGYVFKGIVAAMPAEPRVCGCMEPPPVVENVAPYTTIENISVQKLTPEYKIGMERLIKSKTPPMKTSELWREKPAIFVCIRRPGCIMCRAEAHQLYSKKPIFDALGIQLFAVIHEHIESEIKDFWPRYWGGAVLYDRGQEFFKALGGGKLLKDKFISGFLLNPRAIANYRRAKASGMQNNFKGEGEIKGGLFIVGKGKSGIAYQFIERNFGDWAPLPEVIDICTRIQSTQSRELDPTKTLKEESEE; encoded by the exons ATGGCTTCTTTCTCAATAGAAGATTTTGTTGGGAATGGATATCTGAAAGACTTGTTGCCAAGGCTGCTAGATGAAGGCTGGGATGATGTACCTACTTTGAAGGTGATGAATGCCGAAGACATGGATGATATCGGCCTGACTCGACAGCAGAAG GATGCAATTGAAATTAGGTCGTACCTGCATGACCGGTCGCTGATGCAGTACGGGGATCAATTAGAGGCTTCGGGGAAAGGTTTGCCTGAGCTTCTTGGCTTGAGTAATGAAGATCTAGTTACTCAGTTTGGAATGAAACGAGGCCATATTGCTCGTTTCATGAACAGAAGCACTGCGTGTGCGCCAGATCCATTGCCAGCATCATATACCCTCCCAGCAAGGAGGCGAAACAACTTGCCCTCCAGAAATAGTAGCATAAATAAGAGTCAGCTCACACCTGCCAACTCCAATAAACTTGTTACGCTGAGATCATCTGGAAGAAGCAGTTCTGGTTCTGATTTAACATTGGAACAGTCCATGGCGAGCTTTAAAATCAAGGATGGATATGTCTTCAAGGGAATTGTAGCAGCAATGCCGGCAGAGCCTAGGGTGTGTGGCTGCATGGAACCTCCCCCAGTAGTCGAGAACGTAGCTCCCTACACCACGATAGAGAATATCTCCGTCCAGAAACTAACTCCAGAATACAAGATTGGAATGGAGCGGTTGATCAAGTCAAAGACACCACCGATGAAGACTTCAGAGTTGTGGCGAGAGAAACCGGCTATCTTTGTCTGCATTCGTAGGCCTGG GTGCATCATGTGCCGAGCTGAAGCGCACCAACTCTACTCCAAGAAACCTATATTTGATGCTCTTGGGATTCAACTATTTGCAGTAATTCATGAGCACATAGAGTCAGAG ATAAAAGATTTCTGGCCACGATACTGGGGTGGTGCCGTGCTCTATGACAGGGGACAGGAGTTCTTCAAGGCTCTTGGTGGAGGGAAGCTGCTCAAAGACAAGTTCATATCCGGTTTCTTACTCAATCCTAGAGCCATCGCTAACTACAGGAGAGCAAAAGCTTCGGGCATGCAAAATAACTTTAAGGGTGAAGGTGAGATCAAAGGTGGACTCTTCATAGTTGGCAAAGGTAAAAGTGGGATCGCGTACCAGTTCATTGAGAGAAACTTTGGCGACTGGGCACCACTTCCTGAAGTCATAGACATCTGCACTCGTATTCAG AGCACACAGAGCAGGGAATTAGACCCAACAAAAACATTGAAAGAAGAGTCAGAAGAATGA
- the LOC130995926 gene encoding putative pentatricopeptide repeat-containing protein At1g68930 translates to MRGSAPLPPRHILDNAASNVSDYYVSRLKQCCEAYNIRQAKQLHAHIIKNLVDPEPFLLNNLINGYHKLSNTAYARNVFDQMRRPNHFSWNTVLSVYSKQGDVANMEKMFNLIPRKDGVSWNLVISGYIKCGLIDKALEAYRSMLRHGLESLNRITLSTVIIVLSKKGWVNLGGVVHAQVVKLGFESYVFVGSPLVDMYAKCGLIREAKRVFDELPERNLVVYNTMLMGFLGCGMLQEAYSLFGCMPEKDAISWTTMITGLTQNGMNREALELLRGMRLNGVSMDQFTFGSVLTACGGLCALQEGKQIHAYLTRTDYIDNIFASSALVDMYSKCGDIKNAERVFRKMSYKNIVSWTAMLVGYGQNGYSEEAVRIFCEMQRNGVEPDYYTLGSVISSCANLASLEEGTQFHGQAMASGLIAFITVSNALVTMYGKCGNIKESHQLFNEIRVKDQVTWTALVSCYAQFGKANETIGLFEEMLACGLQPDGVTFVGVLSACSRAGFVEKGRHYFMLMVDKYGIRPVLDHYTCMIDLFSRAGQLEEAKNFILEMPCRPDTIGWSTLLSSCRNRGNIEIGKWAAESLLELDPHNSAGHVLLVSIYAAKGEWDEVAQLRKGMREKGVRKEPGCSWIKYKNKVHIFTADDKSSPFSDQIYRELERLCDKMREEGYVPDVKSVLHDVQESEKLKMLNHHSERLAIAFGLLFVPPELQIKVVKNLRVCDDCHNATKIISKITQREILVRDAVRFHLFKNGECSCGDFW, encoded by the coding sequence ATGAGGGGAAGTGCGCCGTTGCCGCCGAGGCATATCTTGGACAACGCCGCGTCGAACGTTTCCGATTACTACGTTTCGCGGCTGAAGCAATGCTGCGAAGCCTACAACATACGGCAAGCGAAACAGCTCCACGCGCACATCATCAAGAACCTCGTGGACCCGGAGCCTTTCTTGCTCAACAATCTCATCAATGGGTACCACAAGCTGAGCAACACCGCCTATGCACGCAACGTGTTCGATCAAATGCGCAGACCAAACCATTTCTCGTGGAACACTGTCCTATCCGTCTACTCGAAGCAGGGGGACGTTGCGAATATGGAGAAGATGTTTAATTTGATCCCACGTAAAGATGGGGTGTCGTGGAACTTGGTGATATCGGGTTATATAAAATGCGGGTTGATTGACAAGGCTTTGGAGGCTTATAGATCGATGTTGAGGCACGGGTTGGAGAGCCTGAACAGGATCACGCTTTCCACGGTTATAATAGTGCTGTCAAAAAAGGGTTGGGTGAATTTGGGAGGGGTGGTTCATGCGCAAGTAGTGAAGCTCGGATTCGAGTCGTATGTTTTCGTGGGGAGTCCTTTAGTTGATATGTATGCAAAATGTGGATTGATAAGGGAGGCCAAGCGCGTGTTTGATGAGTTGCCGGAGAGGAATCTGGTTGTTTACAACACGATGCTTATGGGTTTTCTGGGGTGTGGGATGTTGCAAGAAGCATACAGTTTGTTTGGATGTATGCCTGAGAAGGACGCGATTTCTTGGACGACCATGATCACTGGGCTAACACAGAATGGGATGAATAGAGAGGCGCTGGAGCTGTTACGAGGAATGAGATTGAATGGAGTGAGTATGGATCAGTTTACTTTTGGAAGTGTGTTGACTGCTTGTGGAGGTCTTTGTGCATTGCAAGAAGGGAAGCAGATTCATGCATATCTGACTAGAACTGATtatatcgataatatttttGCATCAAGTGCACTTGTTGATATGTACTCAAAGTGTGGTGACATCAAGAACGCGGAGAGAGTTTTCAGGAAGATGTCGTACAAGAATATTGTGTCGTGGACTGCCATGTTAGTAGGCTACGGTCAGAATGGGTACAGCGAGGAAGCTGTGCGGATATTCTGTGAGATGCAGAGAAACGGAGTTGAGCCGGATTATTACACTTTAGGTAGTGTAATAAGCTCTTGTGCAAATCTGGCCAGCCTCGAAGAGGGAACTCAGTTTCATGGTCAAGCAATGGCGTCGGGTTTGATTGCCTTTATAACCGTCTCCAACGCACTTGTAACCATGTATGGTAAATGTGGCAACATCAAAGAGTCGCATCAGTTGTTCAATGAGATCAGAGTGAAGGATCAAGTGACTTGGACTGCATTGGTTTCCTGCTATGCGCAGTTTGGAAAAGCTAACGAGACCATCGGTTTATTTGAGGAAATGTTGGCTTGTGGCCTCCAGCCAGACGGAGTTACCTTTGTTGGGGTTCTCTCTGCCTGCAGCAGGGCCGGGTTTGTGGAGAAAGGCCGCCATTATTTCATGCTAATGGTGGATAAATATGGAATTAGGCCAGTTCTTGATCACTACACTTGCATGATTGATCTATTTAGTCGAGCTGGGCAGTTAGAAGAAGCCAAGAACTTCAtacttgaaatgccttgccgtCCTGATACAATTGGTTGGTCTACGCTGCTGAGTTCATGTAGAAACCGTGGTAATATTGAAATAGGAAAATGGGCTGCAGAATCTCTTCTTGAACTGGATCCACATAACTCTGCTGGCCATGTGTTGCTTGTCAGCATCTACGCTGCTAAAGGGGAATGGGACGAGGTGGCTCAGTTGAGAAAAGGAATGAGAGAGAAGGGAGTCAGGAAGGAGCCAGGATGTAGTTGGATCAAGTATAAGAACAAAGTGCACATTTTCACCGCTGATGATAAGTCAAGCCCGTTTTCGGATCAGATATACCGAGAGCTGGAGAGACTCTGCGATAAAATGAGAGAGGAGGGATATGTGCCTGATGTGAAATCTGTCCTGCATGATGTTCAGGAGTCGGAGAAACTGAAGATGCTGAACCATCATAGTGAAAGGCTGGCAATTGCATTTGGTTTGCTTTTCGTTCCCCCTGAGTTGCAGATAAAAGTGGTGAAAAACCTCCGCGTTTGTGATGATTGCCATAATGCAACCAAAATCATTTCGAAGATCACCCAGCGAGAAATTCTTGTTAGAGATGCTGTACGGTTCCATTTATTCAAAAATGGGGAATGTTCTTGTGGAGACTTTTGGTAG